From Rutidosis leptorrhynchoides isolate AG116_Rl617_1_P2 chromosome 3, CSIRO_AGI_Rlap_v1, whole genome shotgun sequence, a single genomic window includes:
- the LOC139898118 gene encoding malate dehydrogenase, glyoxysomal-like has product MEANQRIARIAAHLHPTNLQMEGGSVLERANCRAKGGAPGFKVAILGAAGGIGQPLAMLMKMNPLVSVLHLYDVVNAPGVTADISHMDTGAVVRGFLGQPQLDAALTGMDLVIIPAGVPRKPGMTRDDLFKINAGIVKTLCEGIARSCPNAIVNLISNPVNSTVPIAAEVFKKAGTYDPKRLLGVTMLDVVRANTFVAEVLGLDPREVSVPVVGGHAGVTILPLLSQVKPPCSFTKEETEYLTKRIQDGGTEVVQAKAGAGSATLSMAYAAVKFADCCLRGLRGDAGIVECAYVASQVTELPFFATQVKLGRGGAEEVLQLGPLNEYERAGLEEAKKELATSIEKGVTFIRK; this is encoded by the exons ATGGAAGCCAATCAGAGAATTGCAAGAATTGCAGCTCATCTTCACCCCACAAATCTCCAG ATGGAGGGAGGTTCGGTCTTGGAACGGGCTAATTGCAGAGCAAAAGGAGGTGCACCCGGGTTCAAAGTTGCAATATTGGGTGCTGCTGGTGGTATTGGTCAACCATTAGCTATGCTAATGAAGATGAACCCATTGGTTTCAGTTCTTCATCTTTATGATGTTGTTAATGCCCCTGGTGTGACTGCTGACATCAGCCACATGGATACCGGTGCCGTG GTTAGAGGTTTTTTAGGGCAACCACAGCTTGATGCTGCACTAACAGGAATGGATCTTGTGATTATACCTGCTGGTGTTCCAAGAAAACCCGGAATGACACGTGACGATCTTTTCAAGATTAACGCCGGAATCGTTAAAACGCTTTGTGAAGGAATTGCAAGATCTTGCCCTAATGCAATTGTTAACTTAATTAGTAATCCTGTTAACTCAACTGTTCCAATTGCTGCTGAAGTCTTTAAAAAAGCTGGTACTTATGATCCCAAACGGCTTCTTGGTGTCACTATGCTCGATGTTGTTCGAGCCAATACTTTCGTG GCTGAAGTTTTGGGGCTTGATCCAAGAGAAGTTAGTGTACCAGTGGTAGGAGGACATGCTGGAGTTACTATTTTGCCCTTACTTTCACAG GTCAAACCTCCGTGTTCGTTCACAAAAGAAGAAACGGAATACTTAACAAAGCGCATTCAAGATGGTGGAACTGAAGTTGTTCAG GCGAAAGCTGGGGCTGGTTCTGCAACACTATCAATG GCATATGCAGCAGTAAAGTTTGCCGATTGCTGTCTTCGTGGCTTAAGAGGAGATGCTGGTATTGTTGAGTGTGCTTATGTAgcttctcag GTAACAGAACTACCTTTCTTTGCGACCCAAGTGAAACTAGGTCGTGGTGGTGCGGAAGAAGTACTTCAACTTGGACCTTTGAATGAGTATGAAAG GGCTGGATTGGAAGAAGCAAAAAAAGAGTTGGCAACTAGCATTGAAAAGGGAGTTACTTTCATTAGAAAATGA